The following coding sequences lie in one Bacteroidales bacterium genomic window:
- a CDS encoding M23 family metallopeptidase, with amino-acid sequence MKQNRNNSRTISRLRHKYKLVLMDAGSYEEKFSFRLTRLGVFSVAGALVILLVFLTLYLVAFTSLREYIPGYADVNMPKKVYELQQRADSLETIFRQQTLYITNLKQVLLGKEVSGTMPPGKNDYVSYDTITMTISAEDSLLRAEFEQQSKYNLNQNQTRSYRYAPADLGNMNFFPPIKGIVTRSFNSKLDHYGVDIVAKSNSAIKAVLDGTVIFSDWTLQTGYIIGLQHKNNLISVYKHNSSLLKQEGAYVKAGETISIVGASGELSTGPHLHFELWHNGSPVNPEEFIAF; translated from the coding sequence TTGAAACAAAACCGTAATAATAGTAGGACAATCAGCCGGTTAAGGCATAAGTACAAGCTGGTGCTGATGGATGCCGGCTCTTACGAAGAGAAATTCTCGTTTCGCCTGACGCGCCTCGGCGTGTTTTCAGTAGCCGGTGCTTTGGTCATCCTGTTGGTTTTTCTCACCCTTTATCTGGTAGCCTTCACCTCTCTGCGCGAATACATTCCCGGCTATGCTGATGTTAACATGCCCAAAAAAGTCTATGAGCTGCAGCAGAGAGCTGATTCGCTCGAAACCATTTTCCGGCAACAGACTCTTTACATTACCAATCTGAAGCAGGTCCTGCTCGGAAAAGAAGTTTCCGGCACCATGCCTCCCGGTAAGAATGATTACGTAAGTTACGATACCATCACCATGACCATTTCGGCCGAGGACTCGCTGCTACGTGCCGAGTTTGAGCAGCAAAGCAAATACAACTTGAACCAGAATCAAACGCGCAGCTACAGGTATGCCCCTGCCGATCTGGGAAACATGAATTTCTTTCCACCCATCAAAGGCATTGTCACGCGGTCGTTTAATAGCAAACTCGATCATTACGGGGTGGACATTGTAGCCAAAAGCAACTCAGCCATCAAAGCTGTGCTCGACGGCACGGTGATTTTTTCTGACTGGACGCTCCAAACTGGTTACATTATCGGCCTTCAGCACAAAAATAATTTGATCTCCGTGTACAAACATAATTCAAGCCTGCTCAAGCAGGAGGGCGCCTACGTGAAAGCCGGCGAAACCATTTCAATTGTGGGCGCATCCGGAGAACTAAGTACTGGCCCGCATCTGCATTTTGAACTATGGCACAACGGCAGTCCGGTTAACCCTGAAGAATTCATCGCTTTTTAG
- a CDS encoding 1-deoxy-D-xylulose-5-phosphate reductoisomerase gives MNKQLAILGSTGSIGQQALEVVRRNPQRFGITVLTAHSNYQLLIQQALEFKPKVVVIGCSASATVVREALKSTGIEVLAGNKHLETVVTMPEIDQVLVALVGVAALTPLVAAIKAHKSIALANKEALVVAGDIVMRLGREHQVPILPVDSEHSAIFQCLQGEQSSSIEKIYLTASGGPFFGKSVQSLRQVTPEQALCHPNWNMGSKITIDSATMMNKGLEVIEAKWLFDLEPHQIEVVVHPQSVVHSIVQFTDGSMKAQMGLPDMKLPIQYALAYPERIAADFGRFSFMDVSKLTFASPDEETFRSLRLARQALLSGGNLPCILNAANETAVEAFLKHQIGFVQIPEIIEQTMDKGVFIANPSLDELIETNRLAKNCAKEIIKSKEILFV, from the coding sequence TTGAATAAGCAACTGGCAATTCTTGGATCAACAGGCTCCATCGGGCAACAAGCTCTGGAGGTGGTACGACGCAATCCGCAGCGTTTTGGAATTACTGTGCTCACTGCCCACAGCAATTACCAATTGCTCATACAACAAGCTTTGGAATTTAAGCCAAAGGTTGTTGTAATAGGCTGTAGCGCGAGTGCCACCGTGGTTCGGGAAGCTTTGAAAAGTACCGGAATAGAAGTGTTGGCTGGTAACAAACATTTGGAAACGGTGGTTACAATGCCCGAAATCGATCAGGTGTTGGTGGCGTTGGTAGGAGTTGCTGCGCTTACGCCTTTGGTGGCGGCTATCAAAGCTCACAAGTCGATAGCTTTGGCCAACAAAGAAGCGTTGGTAGTGGCCGGCGATATCGTGATGCGGCTTGGGCGCGAACACCAGGTTCCTATTCTGCCGGTCGACTCGGAGCATTCGGCCATATTTCAGTGCTTGCAGGGAGAGCAGAGCAGCAGTATCGAAAAGATTTACCTCACCGCATCAGGAGGGCCTTTTTTTGGAAAATCTGTCCAAAGTCTCCGTCAGGTAACACCTGAGCAGGCACTGTGTCATCCCAACTGGAATATGGGTAGTAAGATTACCATCGACTCGGCTACCATGATGAACAAAGGGCTGGAAGTGATCGAAGCAAAATGGCTTTTCGATCTCGAACCGCATCAAATCGAAGTGGTGGTGCATCCGCAATCGGTGGTGCATTCCATTGTTCAGTTTACTGATGGAAGCATGAAAGCACAAATGGGCCTGCCCGATATGAAGCTTCCCATACAATATGCCCTCGCTTACCCTGAACGTATTGCTGCCGATTTTGGACGCTTTAGCTTTATGGATGTTTCCAAACTTACTTTTGCCAGCCCCGATGAGGAAACCTTTCGATCCCTGCGGTTGGCCCGGCAGGCATTGTTGAGTGGCGGTAATCTTCCCTGCATTCTCAATGCTGCAAATGAAACAGCTGTAGAGGCTTTTTTGAAGCATCAGATCGGCTTCGTGCAAATACCCGAAATTATTGAACAAACAATGGATAAGGGAGTTTTTATTGCCAATCCTTCGCTCGATGAGCTGATCGAAACAAACAGGCTGGCTAAAAACTGCGCCAAAGAAATTATCAAATCAAAAGAAATACTATTCGTTTAA
- the rseP gene encoding RIP metalloprotease RseP: MEILIQVLHLLLSLSVLVIVHEFGHFIAAKIFNTRVEKFYLFFNPWFSIFKFKIKDTEYGLGWLPLGGYVKISGMIDESMDKEQLSKPPQPWEFRSKPAWQRLIIMLGGVFMNALLAFVIYSVILFSYGEKYLPTKNLTDGFWVTDSVLMDAGLRTGDKVISINGQAPPLRYNEILLEMLYSDSMAVERNGQRVYLTIPTDLAGQLSEKRGATLLPRYPFVVANVPENSHNAGAGLQHKDRIVAIDGQPVKYYDQFPELAIQHAGDTVTAEVVRDGLHLQLPLAIDENGKIGVEWGLLPADQLEEMGIYSFAQKSFSLIESIPAGLKMANNRTVDYVRQFKLLLNPETGAYKGLGGFVTIGSIFPTSWNWRIFWELTAFLSIMLAVLNILPIPALDGGHVMFLLYELIARRKPSDKFLEYAQVVGMVILFGLLIFANGNDIIRLFQ, translated from the coding sequence ATGGAAATATTAATTCAGGTTCTTCACCTGCTGCTCAGCCTATCGGTTTTGGTCATTGTTCATGAGTTTGGACACTTTATCGCAGCAAAGATTTTTAATACCCGCGTCGAGAAATTCTATCTCTTTTTCAATCCCTGGTTTTCGATTTTTAAATTTAAAATTAAAGATACCGAATATGGCTTGGGATGGCTGCCCTTGGGCGGATACGTGAAAATTTCAGGAATGATAGACGAATCGATGGACAAAGAGCAGCTCAGTAAGCCGCCTCAACCGTGGGAATTTCGTAGCAAACCAGCCTGGCAGCGCCTCATCATCATGCTTGGCGGAGTGTTTATGAATGCTTTGCTGGCATTCGTGATTTATTCCGTAATCCTTTTTAGCTATGGCGAAAAATATTTGCCTACCAAAAATCTTACCGACGGGTTTTGGGTAACCGATTCTGTTTTAATGGATGCAGGCCTTAGAACCGGCGACAAGGTAATTTCCATCAACGGGCAGGCTCCTCCGTTACGCTACAACGAAATTCTTCTCGAGATGCTTTACAGCGATTCGATGGCTGTGGAGCGTAACGGTCAGCGCGTGTACCTTACTATTCCGACCGACCTGGCCGGTCAGCTCAGCGAAAAGCGCGGAGCCACCCTTTTGCCACGCTATCCTTTTGTAGTGGCCAATGTTCCCGAAAACTCGCACAATGCTGGTGCAGGCCTGCAGCACAAAGACCGCATTGTGGCCATCGACGGGCAGCCGGTGAAATATTACGATCAGTTTCCGGAGCTTGCTATACAACATGCCGGTGATACCGTAACTGCCGAAGTTGTACGTGACGGCCTGCATCTGCAATTGCCGCTGGCCATCGACGAAAACGGAAAAATCGGCGTAGAGTGGGGCCTGTTGCCTGCCGATCAACTCGAAGAGATGGGCATCTACAGCTTTGCCCAGAAAAGCTTTTCGTTAATAGAATCCATTCCTGCCGGTTTAAAAATGGCCAACAATCGTACGGTTGACTATGTGCGGCAGTTCAAATTGCTGCTCAACCCCGAAACGGGCGCTTACAAAGGCCTCGGAGGTTTTGTTACTATCGGAAGCATCTTCCCGACATCCTGGAACTGGCGCATCTTTTGGGAGCTTACCGCTTTTCTCTCCATCATGCTCGCAGTGTTGAACATATTGCCAATTCCCGCCCTCGATGGGGGACACGTAATGTTCCTGTTGTATGAATTAATTGCCCGGCGCAAACCCAGCGATAAATTCCTGGAATATGCACAAGTGGTTGGCATGGTTATCCTCTTTGGATTGTTAATTTTCGCCAACGGCAACGATATTATCCGCCTGTTTCAATAG